From Chryseobacterium sp. IHB B 17019, one genomic window encodes:
- a CDS encoding NAD-dependent succinate-semialdehyde dehydrogenase, with protein MEQSIENKLIKADKAFSEWKKTPFEDRQKLIAKAAEILKNNSEKFGSIITTEMNKPISQSIAEVEKCALMMNYYADAENILKPEKVDSEYSYSEIHYVPKGVILGVMPWNFPFWQVLRFAVPAILAGNTVVLKHASICFGSGNAIEEVLLEAGFPEGIFQNLEVGHNEVKEILEHEAVKGVSLTGSGRAGAEVASTAGLNMKKSLLELGGSDAFIVLDDADLDKAAKVGAQARLQNCGQTCVAAKRFIIDEKIEDVFLPKFIEEYKKFVPGNPMDKETKISGMARPDLADDLEKQFKKALENGAEIMIPLERISDHEFKPGLIRVYEGNPILQEELFGPLGMVMVAKNDEEALKMANDIPFGLSNSVWTNDKDRQLFFIENLESGTVNINRMTSSDPRFPFGGTKASGYGTELSLLALKEFVTAKTIVGN; from the coding sequence ATGGAACAATCAATTGAAAATAAACTTATTAAAGCAGATAAGGCATTTTCAGAATGGAAAAAAACACCATTCGAAGACAGACAGAAACTTATTGCAAAAGCAGCTGAAATTTTAAAAAATAATTCTGAAAAGTTTGGTTCAATTATCACAACTGAAATGAATAAGCCGATTTCACAGTCGATTGCAGAGGTTGAAAAATGTGCTTTAATGATGAATTATTATGCAGATGCTGAAAATATTTTAAAACCTGAAAAAGTAGATTCCGAATATTCTTATTCCGAAATTCATTATGTTCCGAAAGGTGTGATTTTAGGCGTAATGCCCTGGAATTTTCCTTTCTGGCAGGTATTGAGATTTGCTGTTCCTGCGATTTTGGCTGGAAATACCGTTGTGTTGAAACATGCTTCAATCTGTTTCGGCAGCGGAAATGCAATTGAGGAAGTTCTTTTGGAAGCTGGTTTCCCTGAGGGGATTTTCCAGAATCTTGAAGTCGGGCATAATGAGGTTAAGGAAATCCTTGAACATGAGGCTGTAAAAGGTGTGAGCCTGACTGGAAGTGGTAGGGCAGGAGCGGAAGTAGCCTCAACAGCCGGTTTAAATATGAAAAAATCCTTACTGGAATTAGGCGGAAGCGATGCTTTCATTGTTTTAGATGATGCGGATTTGGATAAAGCTGCCAAAGTAGGAGCTCAGGCAAGGCTTCAAAATTGCGGACAAACCTGTGTAGCGGCGAAAAGATTTATTATTGATGAAAAAATTGAGGATGTATTTCTTCCGAAATTTATTGAAGAATATAAAAAATTTGTTCCCGGAAATCCAATGGATAAGGAAACGAAGATTTCCGGAATGGCAAGACCTGATTTGGCGGACGATTTAGAAAAGCAATTTAAAAAAGCCTTAGAAAACGGAGCAGAAATTATGATTCCGCTGGAAAGAATTTCTGATCATGAATTCAAGCCGGGCTTAATTCGGGTATATGAAGGAAATCCTATTTTACAGGAAGAGCTTTTCGGGCCGTTAGGAATGGTAATGGTTGCTAAAAATGACGAAGAAGCCTTAAAAATGGCTAATGATATTCCATTTGGACTTTCAAATTCTGTTTGGACAAATGACAAAGACCGTCAATTATTTTTTATAGAAAATCTGGAATCGGGGACGGTAAATATTAATAGAATGACAAGCTCAGACCCGCGTTTTCCATTCGGAGGAACAAAGGCTTCAGGCTATGGAACAGAACTTTCTTTATTAGCGTTAAAGGAATTTGTAACAGCAAAAACAATTGTAGGAAATTAA
- the coaE gene encoding dephospho-CoA kinase (Dephospho-CoA kinase (CoaE) performs the final step in coenzyme A biosynthesis.) has translation MEELHSETQKAEPEPLSAPKIIGLTGGIGSGKTTVAKYIEDCGFPVYYSDDRAKDIVNDNEDLKVKIKELLGEEAYDKNGLYDRKFVAEKVFNDNDLLQKLNEIIHPAVRIDFEDWVKRQTKYLVFKETALLFELKLNLQCYKSILVTAEDNIRIKRVMDRDGKTYREVQSVMEKQMPEKEKIKLADCIIYNNTNLEDLKDQTEKIIFDIE, from the coding sequence ATGGAAGAATTACATTCAGAAACTCAGAAAGCGGAACCGGAACCGTTATCAGCACCTAAAATCATTGGCCTAACAGGCGGAATAGGCTCTGGAAAAACTACCGTTGCAAAATACATTGAAGACTGCGGTTTTCCGGTATATTATTCGGATGACAGAGCGAAAGATATTGTGAATGACAACGAAGATCTAAAGGTAAAAATCAAAGAACTTTTAGGCGAAGAAGCTTATGACAAAAATGGTCTTTATGACCGAAAATTTGTAGCGGAAAAAGTTTTTAATGATAACGATTTACTTCAAAAATTAAACGAAATCATTCATCCTGCTGTCCGGATTGATTTTGAAGATTGGGTGAAGAGGCAAACCAAATATTTAGTTTTTAAAGAAACAGCTTTATTATTTGAATTAAAACTAAACCTGCAATGCTATAAATCTATTTTGGTAACCGCCGAAGATAATATCAGAATAAAAAGGGTGATGGACAGGGACGGCAAAACTTATCGGGAAGTACAATCTGTCATGGAAAAGCAAATGCCGGAAAAAGAAAAGATAAAACTGGCAGACTGCATTATTTACAACAATACAAATCTAGAGGATTTAAAGGATCAAACCGAAAAGATCATCTTCGATATAGAATAA
- the hutG gene encoding formimidoylglutamase, translated as MIWQGRLDGEELLYHRIFQRVREENDYDVVSTKDFVLHGFAVDEGVRRNKGRQGAKDAPDVIRKNMANFPVILPDFSLLDFGNISCEDGNLENAQNTLAKNVSKVLLKGGKSLVLGGGHEVTYAHYLGITTAFPEQKIGIINIDAHFDNREPENGVGSSSGTGFWQIAQEGEINSLHIGIQRNSNTLKLFDTAHQFGMKYILADELFFENLPSIYQRIDELLDKVDYAYLTICMDVFNASIAPGVSASAYNGIFADATFMHFYRHILKNEKLLALDVAEVNPSFDIQERTARLAACLMNEWFLI; from the coding sequence ATGATCTGGCAGGGAAGATTAGACGGTGAAGAGCTTCTTTACCACAGAATATTTCAAAGAGTAAGAGAAGAAAATGATTATGATGTAGTTTCAACTAAAGATTTCGTTTTACACGGATTTGCGGTTGATGAAGGCGTTCGGAGGAATAAAGGAAGACAAGGTGCAAAAGATGCTCCGGATGTGATACGTAAAAATATGGCTAATTTTCCGGTCATTCTTCCGGATTTTTCGTTGCTTGATTTTGGAAATATTTCCTGTGAAGACGGAAATCTGGAGAATGCCCAGAATACGCTTGCTAAAAATGTTTCAAAAGTCTTATTGAAAGGTGGAAAGTCTCTTGTTTTGGGTGGCGGACATGAAGTTACCTATGCTCATTATTTGGGTATAACAACAGCTTTTCCTGAGCAGAAAATCGGGATTATCAATATTGATGCACATTTCGATAATAGAGAACCTGAAAATGGAGTAGGATCAAGTTCCGGAACAGGATTTTGGCAAATCGCGCAGGAAGGTGAAATTAATTCTTTGCATATCGGAATTCAGAGAAATTCTAATACTTTGAAATTATTTGATACTGCACATCAGTTTGGAATGAAATATATTCTGGCTGACGAGCTTTTCTTTGAAAATCTTCCGTCAATTTACCAACGGATTGATGAATTGTTGGATAAGGTAGATTATGCTTATCTGACGATCTGTATGGATGTTTTTAATGCATCAATTGCTCCGGGAGTTTCGGCTTCAGCTTATAATGGGATTTTTGCAGATGCAACATTTATGCATTTTTACAGGCATATTTTAAAAAACGAAAAACTGTTAGCTTTGGATGTGGCAGAAGTCAATCCGTCATTTGACATTCAGGAAAGGACAGCGAGATTGGCAGCATGTCTTATGAATGAATGGTTTCTGATATAA
- a CDS encoding MBL fold metallo-hydrolase, which produces MKLYPIQCGKFKLDGGAMFGVVPKSLWEKTNPADERNLIELGTRALLVEDGKKLILIDCGLGNKQDEKFFGHYSLWGDDNLDKNLKKYGFVKEDITDVFLTHLHFDHCGGAIEWNDDKTGYRPAFKNAQFWTNENHWKWATEPNPREKASFLKENIIPMQESGQLNFLPLPATGNYGFAPDLKMDVIFVDGHTEKQMLPVIQYQEKTIVFAADLIPTAGHINPVYVMGYDTRPLLTMEEKGKFLKQCIDNEYLLFFEHDAHNELASLKMTEKGVRLDETFSFNDVFGY; this is translated from the coding sequence ATGAAATTATATCCAATACAGTGCGGAAAATTTAAACTGGATGGCGGTGCCATGTTTGGAGTCGTCCCAAAGAGTCTGTGGGAAAAAACCAACCCTGCAGACGAAAGAAACCTGATCGAACTGGGAACCCGCGCCCTTCTCGTAGAAGACGGAAAAAAATTAATCTTGATAGATTGTGGTCTTGGAAACAAACAGGACGAAAAATTCTTTGGTCACTATTCGCTCTGGGGTGACGATAATCTGGATAAAAACTTAAAAAAATACGGCTTTGTAAAAGAAGATATCACCGATGTTTTCCTTACTCACCTTCATTTCGACCACTGTGGCGGTGCGATTGAATGGAATGATGACAAAACAGGCTACAGACCGGCCTTCAAAAATGCACAATTCTGGACGAATGAAAATCACTGGAAATGGGCAACAGAACCTAATCCGAGAGAAAAAGCAAGCTTTTTAAAGGAAAATATTATCCCGATGCAAGAAAGTGGACAATTAAACTTTTTGCCGCTTCCTGCTACGGGAAATTACGGTTTTGCTCCGGATTTGAAAATGGATGTCATTTTCGTTGACGGTCACACGGAAAAACAGATGTTACCCGTAATCCAGTATCAGGAAAAAACAATTGTTTTTGCAGCAGATCTGATCCCAACAGCGGGTCATATCAATCCGGTTTATGTGATGGGATATGATACGCGACCGCTTTTAACGATGGAAGAAAAAGGTAAGTTCTTAAAGCAATGTATCGACAATGAATATTTACTATTCTTTGAACACGATGCCCACAACGAGCTGGCAAGTCTTAAAATGACCGAAAAAGGTGTAAGACTTGATGAGACCTTTAGTTTTAACGATGTTTTTGGATATTAA
- a CDS encoding FMN-binding negative transcriptional regulator, translating into MFIPKLYKSEDYNLMKEIIGENAFALLISSVDKIRATHSMMMLNEDNAENIYIETHISRANPQAKTLKNGDEVLCDFLGAHTYISSSWYDHINVSTWNYEAVQIYGKVELMNQEELYNHLEKLTYKYEKVQQCPVMVKDMGKKFVEKEMKGAFGLKIIPTEIFIKQKLSQNRKEHDFRNIISNLENGDENGKKIAEKMKLLK; encoded by the coding sequence ATGTTTATACCTAAATTATATAAAAGCGAAGACTACAACCTGATGAAAGAAATCATCGGGGAAAATGCTTTTGCTTTATTAATTTCTTCTGTGGATAAAATCCGTGCGACCCATTCCATGATGATGCTGAATGAGGATAATGCAGAAAATATTTATATTGAAACTCATATTTCAAGGGCGAATCCGCAGGCAAAAACTTTGAAAAACGGGGATGAAGTTCTTTGTGATTTTCTGGGAGCGCATACCTATATTTCAAGCAGCTGGTACGACCATATCAATGTTTCGACGTGGAATTATGAAGCGGTACAGATCTACGGAAAAGTGGAATTGATGAATCAAGAAGAACTGTATAATCATCTTGAAAAATTAACTTATAAATACGAAAAAGTTCAGCAATGTCCCGTAATGGTAAAAGATATGGGAAAGAAGTTTGTGGAAAAAGAAATGAAAGGTGCTTTTGGATTAAAAATAATCCCAACTGAGATTTTTATTAAACAAAAGCTTTCTCAAAACAGAAAAGAACACGATTTCCGGAACATCATTTCAAATCTTGAAAATGGTGACGAAAACGGAAAAAAAATTGCTGAAAAAATGAAACTATTAAAATAA
- the hutI gene encoding imidazolonepropionase has product MKLIGPFKQVVTLANLPLRGKLSDDQLEIIVDGGILINQDKIQQVGNFEILKSENQNIEIETIEGEQIVLPAFVDSHTHICFGGNRANDFAMRNAGKTYLEIAESGGGIWSSVQHTRNASEEDLLKTLLERIDFLIDLGITTIEVKSGYGLDVENELKMLRIIKKAQAQTRATLVPTCLSAHLKPRDFEGSNEEYLQYILSEILPKVKEENLAKRVDIFIEKSAFQPEESKDFLLKTKDLGFEITVHADQFTPGSSRIAVEVGAKSADHLEATIDEDIEFLAQSDTVATALPGASLGLGERFTPARKLLDAGAILAIASDWNPGSAPMGNLITQASILATFEKLTTAEVLAGITFRSAFALGLDDRGRLGENLKADFVTFKTNNFQNVLYNQGSLKAEKIYIDGNSILK; this is encoded by the coding sequence ATGAAATTAATTGGACCTTTCAAGCAGGTAGTAACCCTTGCCAATCTTCCGTTAAGAGGAAAACTTTCCGATGACCAACTTGAAATTATTGTCGATGGTGGAATTTTAATTAACCAAGATAAAATTCAGCAAGTCGGAAACTTTGAAATATTAAAATCTGAAAATCAAAATATAGAGATTGAAACAATTGAAGGTGAACAAATTGTTCTTCCGGCTTTTGTTGATTCACATACACATATTTGTTTTGGTGGAAACCGGGCGAATGATTTTGCCATGCGTAATGCAGGAAAAACTTATCTGGAAATAGCCGAAAGTGGCGGCGGAATCTGGAGTTCTGTACAACATACAAGAAATGCTTCGGAGGAAGATTTATTAAAAACTTTACTGGAAAGAATTGACTTTTTAATCGATCTTGGAATTACAACCATTGAGGTGAAAAGCGGGTACGGATTAGATGTTGAAAACGAACTGAAAATGCTTCGAATTATTAAAAAAGCTCAGGCGCAAACGCGGGCAACACTAGTTCCGACCTGTCTTTCCGCACATCTGAAGCCAAGAGATTTTGAAGGAAGTAATGAAGAATATTTACAGTATATTTTATCTGAAATTTTGCCTAAGGTAAAAGAAGAAAACCTGGCAAAACGAGTTGATATTTTCATCGAAAAATCGGCATTTCAACCGGAGGAGAGTAAGGATTTTTTGCTTAAAACTAAAGATTTAGGTTTTGAAATTACTGTTCATGCAGATCAATTTACACCAGGAAGCTCAAGAATTGCAGTGGAGGTCGGTGCGAAATCGGCAGACCATCTGGAAGCTACCATTGATGAAGATATTGAGTTTTTAGCACAGTCAGATACTGTTGCAACAGCACTTCCGGGAGCGAGTTTAGGCTTAGGAGAAAGGTTTACACCTGCGAGAAAATTATTGGATGCAGGAGCAATTTTAGCGATTGCCAGTGACTGGAATCCTGGGTCTGCACCAATGGGAAATCTCATAACCCAGGCGTCTATTTTAGCAACATTTGAAAAACTGACAACAGCAGAAGTTTTAGCGGGAATAACTTTCCGTTCGGCATTTGCACTTGGTCTGGATGACAGAGGAAGGCTGGGGGAAAATTTAAAGGCTGATTTTGTGACCTTTAAAACTAATAATTTCCAGAATGTACTTTATAATCAAGGAAGTTTGAAGGCGGAAAAGATTTACATTGATGGTAATAGTATTTTAAAATAA
- the ruvB gene encoding Holliday junction branch migration DNA helicase RuvB encodes MPDFLHPDKDNYSHEELMQEEQIRPQSFKDFAGQRKTLDNLEVFVTAAKKRGGALDHVLLHGPPGLGKTTLANIIANELGVNCKVTSGPVLDKPGSLAGLLTNLEENDVLFIDEIHRLSPIVEEYLYSAMEDYKIDIMLETGPNARSVQISLNPFTLVGATTRSGMLTKPMLARFGIQSRLEYYTIELLSMIIIRSARVLGVKIYEDAAIEIARRSRGTPRIANALLRRVRDFAEIKGNGEIEINITKFALNSLNVDEFGLDEMDNKIMRVMIENFKGKPVGISALATSIAENPETLEEVYEPFLIQEGFIIRTPRGREVTEKAYRHLNIAIPKNPGELF; translated from the coding sequence ATGCCTGATTTTTTACATCCAGACAAAGACAATTATTCCCATGAAGAGCTCATGCAGGAAGAACAGATTCGTCCCCAGAGCTTTAAGGATTTTGCAGGACAAAGGAAAACTTTGGATAATCTTGAAGTTTTCGTTACTGCTGCCAAGAAACGTGGCGGTGCGCTAGACCATGTTTTGCTGCACGGCCCTCCGGGTTTGGGTAAAACTACTTTAGCCAATATTATTGCCAATGAGCTTGGAGTAAACTGCAAAGTTACTTCCGGACCCGTTTTGGATAAACCGGGAAGTTTGGCAGGCTTACTCACGAATCTGGAAGAAAATGACGTGCTTTTCATCGATGAAATTCACAGGTTATCGCCTATTGTGGAAGAATATCTTTATTCTGCAATGGAAGATTATAAGATCGATATTATGCTGGAAACCGGGCCGAATGCAAGAAGTGTTCAGATTAGCCTGAATCCTTTTACGTTGGTTGGAGCCACAACAAGAAGCGGAATGCTGACAAAACCAATGCTCGCCAGATTCGGGATCCAAAGCAGACTGGAATATTATACGATTGAGCTTTTATCAATGATTATTATAAGAAGTGCAAGAGTTTTGGGTGTGAAAATTTATGAAGATGCTGCCATAGAAATCGCAAGAAGAAGTCGTGGAACCCCAAGAATTGCCAATGCACTTTTGAGAAGAGTCCGGGATTTTGCAGAGATAAAAGGTAATGGCGAAATTGAAATTAATATTACAAAATTCGCTCTGAATTCATTGAATGTAGACGAATTTGGGTTGGATGAAATGGATAATAAAATCATGCGCGTGATGATTGAAAACTTCAAAGGGAAGCCTGTCGGAATTTCTGCGTTGGCAACGTCGATTGCAGAGAACCCTGAGACTTTGGAAGAAGTTTATGAACCGTTTTTGATTCAGGAAGGGTTTATTATAAGGACTCCGAGGGGGCGGGAAGTTACAGAAAAGGCTTATCGACATTTAAATATTGCTATTCCTAAAAATCCGGGCGAATTATTCTAG